Sequence from the Asterias amurensis chromosome 14, ASM3211899v1 genome:
GTGGCGTCGCTTTGTCACAACtccaggaagaaaaaaaaacagtacagCAGGAAGACAACAATTTCTTATTTATTAAAGTGATTTAGTTTAGTGTAAACATAAAACCACATTGCAAGACATACCAAGCGAGCATCAATTTTACTTTATTAACACAAGACAATCCATTAGTTAGAATGGAAAGTGTGTTttaacaagacaaacaaaaacaaaccaaaaatgtTCTCAGTGGTTATATGCTATTCCTCTCGGTTGAAGGTCATTCTGTCTTTATGCGTGTAAAGTGAATacctgattatttttttaccgTTCTTTGCAGTGTATTGGTAGTAGTGGGTTGGGATGTAATAACTAAGCACTATGTCGTGCCTGTATATTGATGGAGCTAGCCAGCCGGCCAGGCAACGGCGCACGGGCAGAGGTGGCGCGCTATAATATAATCAGTGTGGCACACGACAGCAAGGATATAACTGGATGggaataaaattaataacatattttttaaaataattttaacagAAATTAAAAAGACATAACAAAAGAAAGGCAGAATTGAAGATTGTTTTTATTACTTGTGATATCGCGTACTTTTAAGAATTAAATACATTCTAGAAGAAGGCCTAACATCACTATTAAATGACTTATACATTAATAATATAAGTGAATAAAATGGTTTTAATGAAGCAACGACTAAAGTGGGGAGGTTTTTTTACTGTTAATAACAAGAGCTATAATCAAATAATTTCTGTTTGCTTTCTTGTAATTCTAATCGAGTTTAAAAACATTATCTAGTtctgtttaaaataatttaattccCCACAGCAGCAGTTATTTACCTAGTTTGAGGTGAGAAAACAAAGACAGACATTTAAATAATTCTCACCATAAAGTTCATCTTAAGAATATAAATATTATAGTCTGTGTTGTTTTGATGTCTTCTTGGTCTGCTTGGAGTTGCCAAAAACCTTTGCAATTTTATTTGTCTGACAAATATTTCCGTTTTAATGTTCATTATTTATTAAGAGTGCATTGCTTGTTGAATAATTACTTCCTCACTTAAATAAATTACAATCTTTCCCGAAAACTGCATTATTGTATATAAACTGGTATAGTGGGCGGTAATGAGGCACTGAGCTAGCTAGCAAACGAGGCGCTCCTATAGCGCCCTCATTGTCAGTAATTTTAATAAGTGCATTACTATCGGAGTGATGAACATAGAAACGAAATAGGGATGGAGGCGGCGTGTCGGGGGTCAGGGGGTTGTCTATTATTGCCAAATGAATTCCAGATCTgttatacaaaacaaatgagCAATTGTATATAATTAAAtacaaatgtaattttgattacacagttactgattcttttcattaATTGATTTTAGGCTGCGCGTAACAAGTAGGCCTATGGTCGGTATTTGGGGCATGGTTTACCCCCTCGTTGGTGTTTCATTCAATACTTTGAATATAAGGAACTACTCTTTGGATGatctcaggggggggggggggtctttttaaaagtaaataaaacatGGGGTGGGGGTACTCTCTGCGCCGTATCGGACATGGTATACAGATAAGacaataacattttttgttcttccatACACCTAACTATGCATGCCTGAAGTctcattaataaaaaataataaaaaaataaaacaaaacaccgCTACAACACCAACGCTTGTAGTGATTATATAAAAAATAGGGAAAGAAACTATCAAAGTTTCCCCCTTCCCCCACTCAACCCCGACGCCTCCAGATCTCCCTCCCCACCCACCCGTGGGGGCCATTATCACAGGGACAGTGTTTTTATTACATCtttgttgtctttttaaagCGACGGAGTATAACGCGGACTCCTGAACGCCACAAGATGAGGGGACACTTTAAAATGAATTCATTCCTTAGGCTTCATCTACTGGTTGGTTCGACTTCTGGGAACGAGTACGTCGGTTACCGGAACTATATTCACTGCTGGGATGAGGCTCTTGTTGGGTCCATGTTGGGGATCTTCCTGTTTCAAAAGTTTAATGAAACGGGTTGAGTATCCTTGGGGTTATGTTGGATGAAATATTTTAGACGTCTTCTGCATCTTCGTCGTCATTGTAATTTGGCCACtggatgtcaagtttctatgtttttaacgtggacaataaaaataattctaattctaattgtGATTTTGTCTCTGAAAATTACTAACACACTTTTGTAATACCTACCGTaccaagagggcgctatacgcTCACTTTACTGAACTACAGATGCGGTGTATAATCCGGGAGACTCTGTCCCACGGAGATTTCATTTGGAAAACATCCAGCTTTATGAAAACATTTCTTACAAGGGGGATATTGCTGAGCTGGTTTTTCTCTTAGCAAACCATAGGCGGAGGATAGTTTTTATTATCTAAAGAATACTACCCATGAAACCCCCACAAAAACAAAGCCAGGACAATATtaagtaattttattttaaaaagtgtacGAAAACCCCCCACGAATCCATTATAATTCCATACGAGTTCAAACGCACATTCTTTGATTGCGACAGGTTGAAAACAGCATCAATGTACAACAATGCTCTACAAAACAgtgcattcaataaaaaaatatggacTATGGTAGCAATTTCTTCACATTTGAAAATGCCTATTAAAAATTACCGTCATATTCAAATAGAAATAAACTATCATTGTGAATGGTGAAAAAACCCACCACAATACCCAAATTCTTGCGATTTGTTTAATACCACATACTACCCATTGGTGACGTGTAAGGATGCGGAGACTATACATGTCCATTGCACCTGTTACATCTATTATTGTTAATTAGCATAATATTAATTTCGAAGGTTGGGTTTATTTCACGTTGTTTTACGTTGGACCAACTAAACAGGCATTCACTCATCGAATCAATAGCGTATTATCGCTACGTATTATCATTACAATCAGAACACTGCGGATTATACCAGCGTTTAGTAATTTTAAGGACTTTTAAAAATGGCTAAGCTTCAGGAAATTGTTCACATTTTTGGGTAGTTTTTGGATGATGGTTTAGAGAGATTGATTCAATGGCTTCGGGCCGGACAGTGTTAGGATGTATCTTACTTCTACTTCTTGGGTTTTTGTGGGCACCAATTTGGATGTTGACGAATGGATCGAAGGATAGTGTCAACGTGCATGGCTTGTTTGCTGGGGACGAGGTGGTGAGTTTATATTAACCAAACATTTCAACAGATGCCGTCATTGTATCGCAGAGGAATAGAGTCACACTTTGGTTTTACCGTTAGCGAAACAATTCCCATCATTTTAGAGACCACctctttttaaaagtttgtttcattagtttttttaaagtatcACAATTCAAGAATTATGTTGTTCTTTGTAATCCCACAAATATTTACAGGGTTATTGGTTGTATTTAATAAGATTTCTTTTCTTCCATATTTACTGCAAGAGAGTTCAGCATTCtcttgaagatgatcagagcatattgATCAAAACGAGTTGCAACCTCTGGTTCTCCAAAAACCTATACTAGATTGTTCCCGCCATGTCGATGTGGTGAAAATACTTCACAAAATAtgattatttttgtgtgtaggATGCAGGCACCCTTCTGAACCCTTCACAAGAACCTTCAACACAAAGTACAAGTGACCACGCCCCTAAAAGATTACCAACCGTAGAACTACAAGAAGGACATGTACAAACCAAGACTTCagttttatcaaagaagaaaaagaaaccaCCCAAGACATCGACGAGTTATGAAGTTAATCCGACTGTAAAATCAGTGGGGCGCGGGGATGCGATTCCAGCGGGGAAAGAGGGAAGCCATCGGTATAATGGTACCGTTCAAACTGTCGGAGTGACGGTAGGATTGGAGGGTCAGGCTTACGGTAATACTACCATGGATTACGGGGCAATACAGACAGCAACGATGACAACCACAGTGAGTTAAACCAATTCCTTCATCCGTGGTTAAATTGCATCCACACTTAAACGATGGGTAATCAAGTCATTGAAAAAATCAACCTTCATAAATAACTCTAAACATAAATTAAATTCACTCGAAACAGCGTAAAACGTTTTAAAAATGCCAACTTTATTTACTGTAATGACCCCTTAAGTTATCAACTGATCCATTTTTCAACATACATTGCTTTTTCCTCCAGAGTGTATGCAGCCAAATGACACTTTTACGCAACTCCACTTTCCGCTGGATTGCCAAGATATGCCAGGCGCTGAAAAGGCAACCAGTTTACTTACGAGCGGGGCTTCTTATTGCAGTGGGCTTGGCTAGTCTACTTGTGACATTGATTGCTTATAAACTGATGTGCCCCAAAGTGTATAACAGGGAAGGTGTGGAGAAGGTCTACGATATGGAAGATAGTTGGCTCATAATTAACTGAAGTCATTTATATTCAGTCAATTTGTAAAATTCACTTCAGTGTTGttaaacttttaagtttaacaacatttaaaaatgttattattatggatgttaatttgatgtattttttttatgtacatatTACTTTAGACAAAAGGTATAAGGGCATTAGACTTAGACTCAATAATTGTGTTCATCAATTCCATCTAAATattaatttacaaaatgaaactgCATTTGTTTCACTGGAAACATTGGGGTAGGGCGGGGGAACAGCCACCCCGCCCACAAAGAGTAATGGGATATTGGATAAGTGGCGATCTctattattttttgtatggACAGTTTAAGGTTTTGATGTTGAGAACTAGTGTGAACAACTGTcatgtaaatatttttgttataaaataaacagttcactaaaaaatatacatcaaaacacaaacaacaaataaagaacaaaatgccaatttacattaaaaaatacaatattgttttattaatcCACTGAAGCTTCCcatgttttaaattaaattaaatatgaAATGCTGAATGTTATTATGCATGAAACTGTTACATAATCATGCACACTTGTAGACAATACTCTCTGTTCAGTCAGGAATCACTTTTTTAAAAATAGACTAATCCATCCAAGCACCCTTAAGCCCTGCCGCTCCCTCCATCACAACTACTATTTATAAATGGCACATGTGTGGAGAGCATGTACATTAGTCATGTGCCTCAATAACAACATTAAGTTGAGACAACTTGTTTACCTTTTGGTAGTGTTTAATTGGTTTTAGGGGCATGTGTTTGTGGCTGTAAAAAAACTGGGTTGAGCTCAATGGACCCATCTATTctatgttggggggggggggcttattTGTGACATTAGGGTCCCAGAGTGTTTTGGGTTGTGTGTTGTTTCAAGCACAGGTTTATAAATGTTTAGGAAATGAGCTCACACTTAATTATAAATTGGAATTTTGAACTGATTTTAAGGTATCATTTAGTATTCTTTGGATAATTGTTTGCGTAAATTGCGCGAGATCAATGATTCTTTCAATAATTCTCAGCAATATAAACAAAGGAAACAACTGAAATAGAAACGGCTCACTGCGAAATAAAAGACTCACAAAAATACTGTATATTTGTTATGAATCTAAATAGACATAATTCAGttaaattaaaacaagaaacaacaatTTCATTATggttttggggggggggggggtgggggaacaGACTACTTTATACTTTTAATAACATCAACTAAGTAAACATAAAGACAGACATAATATAAATGATTTGGTGTCAAAGTTCCAGTTTTTGGATCTCATACACAAGCTCTTTTGAGAACAAAATGCataaataatagttttaaatgtttgaaacatTAATCCCATTTCTTACATTTGTGTACAGCAGTGTGCAGACAACAAAACCACAAGTGGCACATTTGGGTGTGAAAACACCAAGTATTAAATACATGGACAAATTTGTAAACAGATATGACTATCGCTGTGTGGTGCTTAATTTGTTTGGATGGGTAACAATTATGGGtaagacaaaacaaatgaaagagACGTggtaacacaaaataaacaatgattCATACAAACACCTTTAACTCAAGATATAACCAAAATGGCAAGCTCTTGATTGAGTTAAAATCTCAATTTACGCTTCATTTGATGTTGGCAAGATGACAGGACATTGTACCTTTGTTACCCTTTCTAATGCCCTTTGAGGTAGACCTTGGATTGCGAAGCTGATCAGGGTGGGGCCTGGGCGTTGCCATCTATCATAGATCTAAGGCATCTTTAAGTAAGCTCGCAATATCTGCTGCACTTTTATCATCTCCTTCTGAAATGgtttacaaaaaataatggAAGTTTTTAATCTCTCAGAAGAATTAGAGCACAACACTGCTTTTAAACAGGCAGCTACTCAATTTAAAACAAGGTTtttccaggttttttttttaagttgaactGCTATAACAATTTTTTCTCCCTAACTTGCCTAGAGTTCCCAAACCAACCTCCAACTGATGAACTTAGTGAGGTGGTAACAAAACCAAATTGATGATTGAAACAAAACTGTACCCTACAAACTCATGAGAATGAAGCGCTAACACAAATGTGTgatgattttatttattgtcattATTCTATAAGTACACCCAAACTGTGAGTTTATAATACATAGAGATTAAGCAATgacacaaagtaaaacattgttcCCATTAATATTGCCTTTATGGGAAATGTTTacagcaaggtgtaatattggCCAACAAATTACTGAAGTGGTCACTGAAGataaacaggataccagtcataagtGGTACATGTGCTTaaaagtattttggctggtaaccttattcttgtaagcatccttttataataataatataataaaagtggtacagcgctcatatccgtcactcagtgatgctcaagacgcatcaacattcagtattttcctgcaaggtatgtgggactacgtttttgAATAACGAGACCTACTcctgtgcttagctactctttgtggttaagcagctctacgataTTGGACCCAGATATACATTTCAAGCaatgttcattattatctactACTAacttatgaatattcaacatTCCATCTCATGAATATTGATTGATAATTTCCTCTTACCAGCGTCTTCATTGGTTGTCATTTGTTCCTCCAGCCTGAGCTTATATTTAGCACATCGTAGCATTCCTTCCTCAATGGAATTATTACTGATCAATTTGGTAACCATCACGTCCCTATAACAACAAATCATACATAGAGAAATTACAGTGCAAATATCAAAATGCAAGGtcgaagaaaacaaatattagaaatgtataatattttaaTTAACTGTTTTGAGGAGAGGGTGTCTTTCAAGACATTTTAATTAGGATTAATATTTTTTGAAAGATATTTCATTGAACAAACACCTACTGTATTCAAAATACAAATTCTGATAAAGGTGAAAGCCTTCGacaataatattatattttgtttgtttttgcatctgtttatttattcatttgtttgtaAGTCTTGTCCCGATGTGTTGATAAGTTTTCTGATGTTCATTGGGGAAAATAAATTAAGTaatgtgtcgtggccgagcagttaagagcactggacccagcagagtgtgagttcgagtcCCGATCATGACAATTGTagccttgagcaagatgcttaaacaaaattggtttgtcctttggatgggccATTAGCCTTCGGTCCCATGAACTAGGATTGATCGTACACATAAAAGAAACCAGAACACTAccgtggaagagtaggggttaattaaccacagtgtTTCTgtttcacatagcaagcaccatTGTTTACAGGTTTACTCATTAGCAGAAATATTTAATATCATCTTGCGGTAACTGCTACCAAAGGGGGCCAAACtggaaatctagccatagccaggGCTTTGGTTGCCATTTTAATGGTGTAGTcgtacaaacaaacaacacaaaacttAATACTGTTTTGTataccacatacatgtacatgtacatctgttcAATTTCTGAGAACACATTTTTGGAAGATAGAtcaataaaaattataaaatatcAAGTGAATTTATTACTCCTAGTGATGTCATTGTTTAATGAGTTATACAACGGAATTGAATGGAACTGCTAATATGAACAATGTGACAATAAATTCTGGGTTTACAAACTAACACACTGACACCTGTTGCAAAGTCCTTGGCCAAAAGGCTAACAAACTCACTCCAACACTTAATGACAATCAATGAGTCCAGTCAAAGCTTTCACAAATCACAATGGCCTattgattttacaaaatttgaGTTCTGTCTAGTCTAATATGAGAACGAAGGACAGGGACTTTGTGTTTTAATTGTGTCAGATTCTATTGTAGCTTCATGTACATCACAGCTTTGGATTTATATGCGTCTATTTATAGTCTGCCTGTGGCTCTAGCCTGGTTCATGCATATCTTGTGGATATGTAGCCTGGGATGCTCCTCTCAATTACATTAATACCTCTCATACTAGTCGAATGCACAAGGAATACAATTGCTAACCCTTACTAATAAGGGATATATGATAGGCTGTTTAGAATAAGACCCAAACTGTGAGCTCAAAGCATGAGAGCTTGAGAGAGCATGAAAGCTTGTGAGTACAGAGCTTGCTTAcaaacatttatctttggttttaaaaactttACTCTGTAATCTGGGGCATTCTACATGGTTCCATTCtaatgtttttatgaatttgatctaAATATGAAAAagggagaaatcacatccctgttgaTCAGAACCAGATTACCAGAGGAAAGCACACCTTATGTTTCTTGATTTTAACTGATGTGTAGTGAGATCTAAGAACAGAACATTCTTCTTATAGTTACTTACCTCTTTTGTCCGACCCGATGGCATCTATCCTCAGCTTGTTTATCATTATAGGGATTATAGTCAATATCATGTAGGATCACGTGATTAGCGGCTGTTAGATTGATTCCAAGACCACCAGCACGAGTTGATAAGAGAAACACAAAGATGGACTCATCATTGTTGTATTTATCAATCATAGTCAACCTGCGAAAACGGCAAGAAATGCAGGATCGGTTATTAGTGGAAAACAAAACTGATCGTGTTTGAATCTGAAAGCTCAATGATTCTAAAactcataccagtaccaatcctctaGAGAAATATTCCCCTCTAAAAGCTCACCGAttttaaagttcataccagGAATAATTCTCTAGAGAAATATTCCCCTctaaaagctcactgattcttaACTTCATACCAggaccaatcctccagagaaatattcccctctgaaagctcactgattctaaagttcataccagtaccaatcctccagagaaatattcccctctgaaagctcactgattctaaagttcataccagtaccaatcctccagagaaatattcccctctgaaagctcactgattctaaagttcataccagtaccaatcctccggagaaatatttccatctaaaagctcactgattctaaagttcataccagtaccaatcctccagagaaatatttccatctaaaagctcactgattctaaagttcataccagtaccaatcctccaaaGAAATATTCccctctgaaagctcactgattttaaagttcataccagtaccaatcctccagagaaatattcccatctaaaagctcactgattctaaagttcataccagtaccaatcctccagagaaatattcccctctgaaagctcactgattctaaagttcataccagtaccaatcctcaaGAGAAATATTCCCATctaaaagctcactgattctaaagttcataccagtaccaatcctccggAGAAATATTCCcttctgaaagctcactgattctaaagttcataccagtaccaatcctccagagaaatattcccctctgaaagctcactgattctaaagttcataccagtaccaatcctcaaGAGAAATATTCCCATctaaaagctcactgattctaaagttcataccagtaccaatcctccggAGAAATATTCCcttctgaaagctcactgattctaaagttcataccagtaccaatcctctaGAGAATTCCTATTTACAAtgctgtattttatttaataagtaGTTGCAATCCCCTGCTTCAGTCCACTACAATAGACCCCTGTCATAGAGTATTTGTGTATTTCTATTTGAAACTACCAGATATTGATGAGTAAGCTTACCTATCACACACTGGAGTCTGGCCATCTAGGCGTAGATATTTATATTGATGATGTTTCATATAAATCTCAATAATGTCCAAGACCATCACAAACTGACTGAACATCAACACTCTGCTTCCCTGTAAACAAAATACACTTTAATTATTAATTCATATTATTAAATGTTAGGGGTTACTTTTGTCAATTTCTCAAAGTACAGACGATGCAACCTGTCTTGTAGgatgttgtggccgagcggtctaaagCCCCAGAGCCCTGAACTCAAGTTCTAATGCCcgagtcatcagagtgtgggttcgagtcatgcctattattattattactatatcacatg
This genomic interval carries:
- the LOC139946815 gene encoding uncharacterized protein, with product MASGRTVLGCILLLLLGFLWAPIWMLTNGSKDSVNVHGLFAGDEVDAGTLLNPSQEPSTQSTSDHAPKRLPTVELQEGHVQTKTSVLSKKKKKPPKTSTSYEVNPTVKSVGRGDAIPAGKEGSHRYNGTVQTVGVTVGLEGQAYGNTTMDYGAIQTATMTTTSVCSQMTLLRNSTFRWIAKICQALKRQPVYLRAGLLIAVGLASLLVTLIAYKLMCPKVYNREGVEKVYDMEDSWLIIN